The following nucleotide sequence is from Oxyura jamaicensis isolate SHBP4307 breed ruddy duck chromosome 24, BPBGC_Ojam_1.0, whole genome shotgun sequence.
GAACTCCTGGCAAAGctcagacagaagaaagaattcTACAGCATGTGAAAAAAGCACTTGGGAGGAATATGAGGGCCCTGTCAGAGTATGCAGGGATGTGAGAAGGAAGGCCAACACCCACTTGGAATTAGATCTGGCAAGGAATATCAAGGACAAtaagaagggcttcttcaacTACATCAGTAGAGAATGGAAGACTGGGGAAAATgtcagcctgctgctgaatgAGGTGAGTTCCCTGGTGACAAAGGATATGAAGAAGGCAGAGTTGCTGAATGGcttttttgcttcagtatttACTGCTAAGATCAGCCCTCAGGAATCTCAGACGCTGGAGACGAGAGAGGAAAtctggagaaaggaggacttTCCCTTGGTCGAAGGGGAACGGGTCAGAGATCATCTAAGCAAACTCGACATCCACAAAGCCATGGGCCCTGACAGAATGCACTCACAGGTGCTGAAGGAGCTGACTGATGTTATTGTTAAGCCACTCTCCATAATCTTTGAAAGGTCGTgaagaacaggagaggtgcctgaggacttGAAGAAAGCCCATGTTATCCTAGTCTTCAAAACGGGCAAGAAAGGGGACCCAggcaactacaggccagtcagcctcaccttcatccctgggaaggtgatggagaatctcatcctggaggtcatctccaaCCATGTGGAGGATAAGAGGTGATCAGGAGTAGTCACCATGGATTCATTAAGGAGAAATCATGCATAACCAATCTGGTAGCCTTCTGTGATGAGATAACTGGCTGGGTAGATGAAGGTAGAGTGGTGGATGTGGCCTACcctgacttcagcaaggcttttgacactgttccccataacatcctcatagaTAAGCTCAGGAAGTGCAGCCTAGATGggcagtgaggtggattgagaaTTGGCtagatggcagagctcagagggttgcGCTCAGTGGCGCggagtctagttggaggcctgtagctacCAGTGTCACCCAGGGGTCAGTAATGGGTGCAGTGTTGTCCAACTTACTCATGAATGACCTGCATGAAGGaatggagtgcaccctcagcaagtttgctgatgacacaaagctgggaggagtggctgacaccccagaggctgtgctgcccttcagagggacctggacaggctgaaGAGATGGGCTGggaggaacctcatgaagttcaacaagggcaagtgtagggtcctgcacctagggaggaataatGCCAcgcaccagtacaggctggggctGACTCGCTGGAGAACAGATCTGCAaagagggacctgggagtcctggtggacagcaggctgaccaagtcagcagtgtgctcttATGGGATGctgggctgcattcagaagagCGTTGCCAGcaagtcaagggaggtgatcctccccctctgctcagccctggtgaggccacaccgggagtactgtgtccagttctgggctcccaggtaccagagggacatggagctaccGGAGTGAGagcagaggagggctacaaTGATGATCAGAGGACGGGAGCACCAGTATGAGGACAGGCCCAGAGAACTGGGCCAGGTTAGCCTGGAAAGGAGAAGACTGAGGTGAGACCTCATTAACGTATGTATAAATAGATGGGGGGGGGGGNNNNNNNNNNNNNNNNNNNNNNNNNNNNNNNNNNNNNNNNNNNNNNNNNNNNNNNNNNNNNNNNNNNNNNNNNNNNNNNNNNNNNNNNNNNNNNNNNNNNGGCCGGCCCCTCCCGCTCGCCACGGCCAGGCCGCCGCCGCGCACGTCAGGCCCCGGGCGGCTTCTGCGCGGGCGCGGCGGGAGGAGGGGGGCGCGGTGCCGGGCAGCGCCCCctggcggcggcgcggggcggggcctCCTCCCGCCCCTCCCGGGGGTTcgagccccggggccgcccgctCGGGGCCGTTCCGGGAGGGCCGGGACAGCGGCCCCCGGCTCCGGCACCGGCCCGCGGCCGCCGAGCGGCTTCGAGGGGAGCCCGGCCTCCGGCTTCGCCTCTCCCTCACAGAGCTCCGCCGCCGGGGGGCACGAGGAGGACGAGGGGGCCGAGGCAGGGAGCGGGCGAGGAGGCGAGGAGCCCCCTGGAGCGCCCCATCGCGTGCCCGGGAGCGGGCTCCGAGTGCCCCCGGTAACGGGGACGCCTCCCTCGGGACCCAGCCCGAGCGATCGCCTCATCCCCCATTTGGAAACGTCCTAACCCAAAACGAGGAGCCACGACTGGAAAACCTGAATTTCCCTACCAGGTGGTCTCACGGGGCAGAAAATAATCTCCCACACCACCACTGGGGCGCTTCCATAATGAGAACTTAATAAAATGCCGCAAATAATCCTCTCCCAAGATCCCCACAGTTATTAGCAGCTCTCACCTGAGATCTCTCCACATAAAGCTCAAATTTAGGAGCTTGTTGGAGTGCACCCTGCCCTTCCACCATGACCGAAGGAGGGAGAAAATCTCTGTATAAAGATGCGCGCCTCGAGATGATATTTAATGCTCTATATTTAGGCCCCTGCATCCCTGGAGGTTGTCAAAATCTAATACCGTCCCTGTGAGAAGGAGGGATGTGACATTGCTCCTCTTCCACCACCCCCCCACCAAGAGTGGGGACGAGGTGCTGAGGCACCTTCCCAGCTCTGCCGTGATTTGAGGGGGGACCCGGTATGATTCCTCCCGGATGTGTTTGGGAAGCACCAGTGAAACCCAGGCTTCCCCAGCAAAAATCAAAATCCCTGAAAAAGGGGTGATGGGGGGGGGCTGTTCGTTTATGGTGGGTCTGCAGCTtcttccccacccccctccAGTCACCTCAGGGGGAAGCCATGCCACCCCCCAGAGCTGGCGTCGGGAGCTGCCATATGCAgcctgagaaaaacaggaaggagggatggggacagcaggcGGGGACCCCGTGCGGGTCCGGTGCCAGCTGCTGCACGGTGACCCCGCAACGCCTCACCGACTGCCAGCCCTGGCAGAGCCCTGGCAGCTCCCCTTGCCGCTCCTCAAAGTGCTCGGTGCCGGTGCTGGCGTGTCCCCAGGTTGGAACGTGCCATCCCCTGCAAGTGTGGCATGGTCACCCACCTCCATCCCTGCGCTGCGTGGACATGAGTTTTTACCTCTGCATCCCGGGGTCATGTTTAGGAGATGCTGGGCGCCTGGAAAGCATCACCCAGGGTGGGTGGTTTTCAGGGGCCCCCACCATGAGCAACAGCCCTGGTAGGAAAATGCACAGGCTGGCTCAGGCTCAAAACACTGCTAATGATTAGAAATGTTCTGGCATTTTGCATCCCTCCTCCGCAGCCTGCGGGATTCGCGGTGCTAAGAGGCTCTGCCAGGACTGGGGGGCTGCGGATGGAGCGGGCTTTGGGGGGGACCTGGGACAAAGCTCCCCCCAGACTGGaatttttcaggttttgcatGTATTTGGATGATGCTCCCAACGTTTTGCACAGACATTTGGGGGAGGGGGCTTTCCACTAGCACAGATTTTCCTGGAGCCATCCCCTTGATGCATAGATCACCCCGGCTTCGCTCAGCTCCCCAAGAAATGCCTCGTCTTGCTTTGCTGGAGGAGTCAGCCATGAGCCAGCGATCAATCTGGAGGCTctaaaaagggaagggggattGGTTTCCCATCTAAAAGCGCCGTCTGAGCAGTGCTACCTTTGTCTTGAAGCTGGAGCAGGCTTTTGGGAGCAGATCGGTGCTGGGAGCGCAGCTATTTTTTCCACTCGCTGGTGGGAAGAGGTGGCATTTGCAGCAACTCGAAACTGGCTCAGGGAGAGCGGGTGCGAGCGGCTCGCAGAGATTCAAGGGATGCTCGACCAGCACCCTGCTCGCCTGTGTGCTGCCTTGGCTGATGCGGCCTGGGGGGGGCAGTAGCTGTggacccctcccaccccctctTAGGCCCTGAAGTGGGATGGGGATgttgggatggggatggggtgaggacggggagggggggacagggacaaagACAATGAGGGAAatgaggatggggatggggatggggacagggatgaaGCTGATGGGGACAGCTGATGGTGTTAAGGTTGGGGACGGGGACATAGCTGGGGATTATGAGGGGAATGATGGCGGGGGTGGGGAATGGGGACAGGGGTGGGAATGGGGACATGGGTGGGAATGATGAGGGGGATGGGATCAGTGGTAGTGATAAAGACAGGGATacaggaaggggatggggacagcaacGGAGATGGGgatggtggcagcagcagcaatggggACTGTGACAGTGACTGGAATGGGGACGGTGATGACAACAGGTCAGGAATGATGACCCTGACAGTGAACAGGGGTACTGGTGATGCCATCAAAGAGGCAGGTCGGTGCCACCAGACCCCCGAGCTGGTAGCGGGGGACAGCAGGTGCAGCCCCACAAGCCAGCCTGCCCGGGGGTCCCTGTCCATGCGGCAGTGTGGAGGGGGGGCTCAGCGTGTTTTGGGGGCTGGTTGGAGCGAGCACCAGTGCATGGAGCCCACAGGCGAGTCGTGTGGTTGCTTAGCAACCCCAAAATGGATTTGAGGCGTGTGAGGTTGGCATCAGCAGGGGGCTCCGGGCTGCACCCCCTGCGGTGCCCTGTGAGCCCCCCATCTCAGTGTGGTCTGAGGGGTCTGCACACTTCCCCAGGGGGCTGGGAAAGTGGCTGGGCTCAGACGTTTTGATAGAAAACATCCCAAACTTGGGgagcagatgctgctgcaggcatGCCCCGCGTGCCTACCCAGCCTCACCATCTTCATCCTTGGCCCTCCTTCGGGTTTGAGCTCTAAGTAGGTCAGAGCTGGTGTGGGAAGgtttccctctgctcccacaAAAGCAAACCTAGGGGCAAAGTCCCCATTGTGGGAGCTAAGTATCACCCCCAAACAGTCGCATCAGCCCCACTTGCTGCAAGTTCATCCATGTGTGCATGACCCCAGTGCCACCCCTTCCCCAAATCACCGCAAATTCAGACACAACCCTATTAAATCAGCCCCGCTGAGCACAaagcacagccccctgccctaTTACAAGCCCCAAAGCTCCATGCCACAGGCACAGAGCCCGTCCCATTAAATATTTGATAGCATCCTATGTGCTGCTGGATTTATATTTCATGAAGCCCCAGCACAGGCTGACGGCTCCTTTAAGCATTAGGAGGGAGTTGGAGGCGAGGGGAGTTGCTGCAAGAGAAATtggaggaggcagagagagagaggagagagagagagagaagggggaaaaaaattaaaaaactaaaGCCCAAgcctggcaggagcagcagtgctggcgGGGAGGTGGGCTGATAGGCTCGCCCCGAGGAAGCGCATTACGTAGGCAAGCAGCTTCGCTCAACTTGCCACCTGCGTCGGGAGAGCGAGCCCCTGCGTGAGCCCCTCACCACCATGGACTGCTGCAACGTATGTACCTCGTGCCCTCCggctttctggttttaattactttttttttttttttttttttttctcctgtttttgtgCAGGGCATGGTGGCAGGGatgtggggtgggggaggtTGTGCTGTTGTGGGGGGCGATGCTGCAGGAGTGTGGGTGCAGCACCCAGGAGCCAAACCAACTCCATTCCCTCCCCAAGATTTGCTGCAAAGCCTTGCACCCCAAgatccctgctgctcccacgGGTGCTGCCGGGGCTCAGAGGAAAGCACCCCAAATATCCCTTTTCCAGCCAGTTTTGCACGGCATCCCAatggggcagggcaggaaacTCCCCCCTTTCCCCAGACCCAGCAGGCAGACCcctctttctgctcttctccagcatTACATCCCCCCAAAAGCCTCTCCAGGAGGCAGTGGAGGTTTCTTACAGCCAAGGGAGAAGCTGGTGCTTCCTCCCGCTCACAGAGGGGATCACAGCGCTGCACCCTCCAGCCTCACCCTGGGGTGAGCCCCCACTGCCACCCAGCCACCAAACAGCTCAGAGAGTGGATCCAGCAGAATGAGCATAtggtttttccccttttcatacccccccccttttttttaaaaaaaaaatcctgccttttcccccttttctctctctctctctcttttttttttttttcttttaaccctCCTGCCCCATCCGGCATTACAGCACTTCTGCCTGCACCTGGGGTGGCAAAGCCCACCCTGGATATGGGATTTCCCCTGACAAAGCCCACCCTGGATATAAGATTTCCCTGTGGATATAAAAatcccccaccccacccccaccccagaTATAGGATTTCCCCAGTGGGTATAGGATTTCCCCCCTGCCTATAACATTTCCACCCTGACTATCGCATTTCCACCCTGGACCTGCCACTTAAGCTCCTGTCCCCCTTTCCATCAGTTCAACAAACCTCGGCGCCTCCTGTGCCACTTTGCAGTGACATCGTGTCACCTCTAAGGCAGCGCAGGGCTTTAGTGTCCCATGCATCCCCAGTGCTCCCACAGAGCCCTTGTGAGaaaaggcacacacacacacggccAGGGCGCACGCTTTTGCATGAATCAGTCCTGGGTGCTTTCTCTCGTGGGCGGGATGAGCCATGGCTGCcatcccccccccagcccaaaCATGCAGCTTGCAAAGAACCCAAAACACTcttcaaaaatgctttaaagcaaACAGGGGGTGGTGATATGAAGGATGCAGTGGCAGtgttgtgcccagtgacagctCCCTCTggttccatttttttgttgttgtttttttttttttaattattattattatttttatttttcccagttttttgCCTGTCAGCAGTGATAACTTTAATGGGGTTCGACCACTCCAAATGCAGTGGCAGGAGGGGACTGGGCTGCAGGGCGTTATATGGGGGCCATTGCACAAGGAGGCATGCTTTGGGGTCAGGATGCAAGGCACAAGTTGTGCATTTTCAGCAGGGtgtaaatgtaattatttccccaccacctctccttcccaattttcccattgattttctgcattttgcagcACTTTTGGTTAAAAAGACTTGGGCAGTCAGTGGGAGCAAAGCAGGGTGAAAGTGATGACCCCTAAAACCTCCCTCTGTTCCCCTGGATGGCCCCTCAAGCACTCAGGGGACCAGAATCTGGCCCTGGCAGCACAGTGGGTCTGGATAGTGTTTGCAGCAGGGTGGTATTTGGAGGGTGGTGATGGGAAAGAGCAGGGTTAAAGCATCTTTTGGACACTGTAACCATGCTCCGTTGCTTGCATGCACCATGAATCCCCTGAggaccttgattttttttagcaaaagaCCAGGTTTAGGAGCTCCTGGCATGGGGCAAAGCAGGGTCCCCCACCCTGTAACTGCCCCCTCACTGCCAGCAGGAGGGAGCCTGCACAAAGCTGGACGAGGACATCCTGGACATCCCCCTGGACGACCCCGACGCCAACGCGGCGGCGGCCAAGATCCAGGCCAGCTTTCGTGGCCACATGACCCGCAAGAAGATCAAGGGGGGGGAGATGGACCGGAAAACCAAGGATGCTGAGTGCGCCAACAGCACCCGCGGCGGCGACCTCCGCAATGGTGACTAGGTACCCCTAATGTCCCTTTCTCTTAAAGCAGGGATTCTTCAAGTAgccttccccatcccagctcctgATGGGGCCACTTGGGCTGGAGAAGGGATTTTCTTATTCCAGGAGTCAAAAAGCAAGCAGGAGGCGTTCAGGCAGCCCTGCCTTGCCCTAATTTTGCGGGCGCGCCGTAGTAGTTAGCATAGGAACGGCGGGGAAGGCAAAGCCCTAGATTTGAATTGAATTTCTCCCTTAGCAACACCACCCCAAACGCCTCGCCTCAGcacatgctatttttaaaagcctgtgtCACAGTCTCCtggcaggaaaagggaaatttaaAAGCGCCCACGGCACCAGAGCTGTgggcctgggggtgctgggggtgccagTGGTGCAGGGAACAGTCCCAACCTCCGGACACTGCTTTGGGGTTGGCAGCTGTGCCgttctgctgctgccccagctccgTGCAGGGCACtggagcacagctgcagctgggatgcAGTGGAGCTGTAGCAGGGATGCAATTGGAATTCAATGACAGCGCAGTGGGGCATGGACTTGGGATGCGATGGGCATGTGCTGGGGATGCACTGGAACTGCAGTGAGAATTCAGTGAGGGTGCAGCAGGGATGCAGCTGCCAATTTTTGGTGCTGCAAAACTCTTTAAGGCCACAAGGCTCATTAGGGCTGCCTCTCTGGGTCGCCTGAGTAGGGTCTCTTCCTGCGTCGGCTCCAGCCCACAGTGAGCTGGGTTCAGCTCCCACTCCCCTCTGAGGTCCTTGGAAAAGAAGTGCCCAGGCTGAGTGTCTCTGCCCCTCAAACCCAAAGGTCACCCCAGTGCCCCAGCTGCCTGGAcagggcaggggacaggcaggggacaggcaggggacaggcaggagcaggggcagtgGAAGACAGGGAGAAGTTGCAAGGacagggtgcaggcagggcaTGGAGGAGGTGCAGGAtgcagcagctgggtgcaggagcagggcttgAGCAGGGTGCAGGTGCAGGTGCAGGTGCAGGGTGCAGGTGCAGGCAGAGCCGTGCATGCAGTCTGactgctctgctctcttcttGCTTGCAGGGCCCACCGGAGCTGCCCTGCCGAGCCCCCTCAGTCGCCAAGGCGCAGGAGCCCCCGCTTTGCCCTGACCCCGCATGCATCCCCTGGGCCCCCGCAGCCGGGCCCCCCCTCGCCCCCGCCCCAATAAAGGTCCCTGCCGGAGGCCGGGCTGTCCTTGCCACCATGGGGACATCACGGCGCTGGGAGAGACATCACCCGACGGGGGAGTGAGGTCATGCTGGTGGAGCTGCGACAGCCACGGGTGGGTGGGGTGGGGTAACCGGTGGAACCGCGATGTCTGGTGTGATGTCATGCCTGCATGCGTGATGTCACTGGCAAGCACCCAATGTGTGACATCATACAGGCACGTACGACATCACTGGTGGACATGTGATGGCTGGCATGATGTCACACAAGTGTGCATGGCACCCCTGGGGGACGGGAGCTAGCTCTGGTGGTACTCTGCAGCCCTCAGTGGGCGGTGTGACATCACCACAGGACGTGGTGGCTGGAGTGACATCATACAGGTGTGTCTGCCATCACAACTGGATGTATGATGGTGGGTGTAACATCATGTAGGCATGTGTGACATCACTGATGGACCCCTGATAGCCAGCCTGAAGTCACACAGGCAAGAGTTGAATGCTCTGATGCCACATGCCCCCCATGACATCACACCACCGGCCACAGCAGGTGTGATGCAGATATGGCAAGCTGTGACATCACAGCGAGGGACGGTGGGTCAAGTGGTGCACTAACACACACCGTCAGCATGACCCTGAAGGCCCTGGCTGCCCGGTGTGACATTACACAGGCACGTGACATCGCACACTCATTGCGGCTTCACCCTGAGGGACGTGGGGCCAACAACCCACCGAATCCCACAAAATCAGCcccaaagcattttaattaaaaaataaaaaataaaaaaattgctcctcccacctccccccatGGCCAcctccaacccccccccaaCACTTTTAATGTTCGTTTATGAAAAATGCCCCATTTCCACTgacacataaaagaaaaaaaaaaaaaggaaaaaaaaaaaaaaaaagaggacccCTCCTCCAGTTGGGGCTGTTTCGGGGTGCTGGCATCGGCGGGGAGTCTCGGGCCACCAAAACCCGGAGCGCGGGCACCTCCCACACCCATTAAACAACCGCAGGACAAGTCCAGCTGCTCCAGGtgtcttttcaaaaaaaaaaaaaaaagtagaaaaaagcCCCCAAAAGTGGGCAGGGTGAGATGTCAGAGCGGGACATCCCATTATTCGGGGGGTCACACCAAGGAGCCAGCCCGGCTCTGTGCTGGCACCATGACAGGGATGGCGCCTGCCCGTGCCAGGCTGgaggggggcagcccccccgggTGGGCAGGGGGTTGCGGGGGGTGCCAGGGGGCCCCGTTGTTGGGGGGATGGCGTACCCCAGCCTGGGGGGGTCCCCGGtagctgctggcagctgtgaGGACAGAGGCAGTGTCGGAGGGGGGTGAGGCCCCGTAGGGTCTGTCCCGGGCACCCGCAATGGAAGACAAGGTGCTGGTCTTGGAGATGGCGTCTGCTGGGGGGGTCCGCGTCCAGGAGGGGGTTTTGGGGGCCACGGCGTCTTCCCTGTGGACGGGGAGAGAATGGCAACACCTGCTGGAAATCTGGCTGCTCCGCACCATGCGCTCTCAAAATCACCTGTATTTTTGGCTGacacccccccccagcccccaaagCAACAGAAGAGCTCAGCCCTGatgagctgcaggagcccccCCACGTAGGGGACAGAAAGAGGGATTCAGCCAGTAGGAAGGGTGAACAGAGGTGGAAAATATCCTCGTTAACTCTGAAATCTAATGATGACCAGAAATCTCCTCCCCTCATTAATTCCA
It contains:
- the NRGN gene encoding neurogranin translates to MDCCNEGACTKLDEDILDIPLDDPDANAAAAKIQASFRGHMTRKKIKGGEMDRKTKDAECANSTRGGDLRNGD